Below is a genomic region from Hylemonella gracilis.
GTGGTGGTCAGGCGTGACGGCACCATGTCCGATTCATGACGAATCGGTGACAGAACTTCGCGGACCCGGGGCCACGGGCGAGACCGTGGAGGCGCGGTTTGTCGGGCCCTGTATCAGGGCACGCGGTTCAGCAAGTCAGAGCCCGGCCAGGCTGCGCGCCGAGGACAGCGCGAGCACCAGGAAGGCCAGCGCGCAAGCGCGGTGGGTCCAGCGGGCCCACCGCGCATTGGCGCCCGCGAAGAACCGCGCGACGAGGGCCGCGCAGACGAAGCACCAGACAACCGAAGACACCATGAAGCCGGTGAAGAAGATGGCGTAGTCGGTCCATTGGGGATCGCTGACACCGGCCGCGCCCATGGCGCTGCCCAAGGCAGCCCAGTAGGCCACGTTGTGCGGGTTCGTGATGGAAAGCAGCGCCCCAGCGCGCAGGGCGGCACGTCCGTCGTCTGGCACGGTCATGGCCGTGGCGCCGCCCGCATCGGCCATGGTGCAGGTCACACCCGCCGCCGCGCTGCCCTCGGTCCTGTCCAGGGCCGCCGGCGGATGCACACGGGAAGCCCGCCAGGCATCGAACGCCAGCCACAGCAGGTAGGCGATGCCGGCCAGCGCGACCGGCAGGCGCAAGGCCTCGGTGCGCGCCAACAGGCCCACGCCCACGAGGCCCAGGACAGCCCAGAGCGCGTCTCCGCTCAGGGAACCGACCTGGACCAGCAAGGCCCCACGGTAGCCACCTTGCAGGCCCCGACGTATGGTTTCGGCGAAGATCGCGCCGGGCGCGGCATTGAAGACAAAGCCCAGCATCAGGGCCGACAGGAACAGGGCAAGCACGGGACCGGGCGACGAGAAAAAACGACGGGGCACTATAACCGCCCCGATGCCCCCTACCCCAATGCATCCCCGCGCGCGGCATACGCCGTCGTGTTTGCTATGCTTCGCCGCCGCGCGCCTGGCTGCCCGGCAGCCGTTGGCCGTTGGCGCGGGCTGCCGACGCGCGGGTGGTTCCATTTCTCGTGGTGCATACGTTTTCGGCTTGGTTCCCGGTGCATTCTTCGTCCGCTTCTCCTCGCTCATCCGCCCGCTTCGCGCGCCTGCTGCTCGCGCTGCTGCTGCCGACCCTGGCCGGTCTGCACGCCGGCGCTCAGGAGCCTGCGGAACCTCGACCTGCCGCAAACCCGGCCAGCATCGACAGCGGGACGGCGGCAGCGCCTGAATTGCCTGCGCCGGTGCAACCGCCGCGTGTTGCCTTCCACTACGAGTTGGACGCCTACTACAGCAACGTGGGCGCGGACATCGCGCTGACCGACGCCGACGAACCCAACGGCGGACACCTGGAAGAAACCGAGGTCTACCGCCGTCTCTTCAATGACGCCTTCCAGCCCCGCCTGTTCCTGCTGGAAGCCAGCGTCAACCCGATGCCCGTGCTTGGCACCTGGTACAAGCGCAAGCATCCGGACGGCTACGACAGCTACGACGTGGGCTCCGCGGGCGGCAACAACTTCAACCTGATCGATGCCGTCACGGCGGGTTTCCAGGAACCCTGGGCGATTTCCGCCTTCCTGGGCAGCTCCATGAAGTTCCGTCGCGAGGGCGAGGACGAGAAGCAGAGCAACCGCGGCTACATGGGCTACCTGCTGTCCTGCGGCACCCAGCACATTCACAACAATGTGCTGATCGACGACGACTGGTGCGAACTGGAATGGAAGCTCAAGGGCGAACGTACCTTCCGCGAGGAAGAACTGAGTTGGAGCTTTCGCGTCGGGCTCAAGGAGCACGGCAACCCCGACATCCGCGACCTCTTCTACATCGGACTGCGCCGCACCAACCTGAGCTACACCTCAAAGCTGCTGACCTTCCTCAACAACGCCAACGTCGAATTCCTGACGGAGTTCGCCCGCGACGATGGCCAGGTGATGCGCCAGCAAATCATCTTCGGTCGCAACTTTCCCCTGCCGCGCTACCGCGTCGCGCTGGCCCTGGACGTGGGCTTGATCTACGAGAACAGCCGCAAGTATTCCGGCCGGTTGGCCGACTCGGACGCCGACGAACTGACGTTCGTGTTCCGGCCCAACATCAAATTCTGACCGAGGCGCCGGGGCGCGGTCGGGATCGGCCGCGCAGGGCCTTCGCGAAATTTTGCCCTCCTCGCCAAAGCCGCGCTCACCCTTTAGCATGAGGCTTCGTCGGTGCGGCAGAGCCGGCTGCGGTGCCCCCGGAGTTCGCCGCCACCTGCCCACGCCACCATCCCCACCAGCAGCCACGCCCGTGCCCCAGTTCATCCCCCGCCTTCGAATGGTCCGCCCGCGTGGATGTGCAGCGCGCTCGCACGCCTGCCCCCGAAGGAGCGGTCCATCCTCGCCCTGCTGCTGCGCCACCCGGCGGAACCGGTGAGCAAGGAAGACATCATTCGGCAGGCCTGGCCACGCCAGAAGATGGTGTCGGACGAAAGCCTGGTGCGGTGCATCAGCCAGTTGCGGCGGCGCGTGCCGCAGGCCCACATCGAAGCCGTTTACGGCTATGGC
It encodes:
- a CDS encoding LysE family transporter — encoded protein: MLALFLSALMLGFVFNAAPGAIFAETIRRGLQGGYRGALLVQVGSLSGDALWAVLGLVGVGLLARTEALRLPVALAGIAYLLWLAFDAWRASRVHPPAALDRTEGSAAAGVTCTMADAGGATAMTVPDDGRAALRAGALLSITNPHNVAYWAALGSAMGAAGVSDPQWTDYAIFFTGFMVSSVVWCFVCAALVARFFAGANARWARWTHRACALAFLVLALSSARSLAGL